In Methanolobus chelungpuianus, a genomic segment contains:
- a CDS encoding ArsR family transcriptional regulator, which yields MADEELMKRSDEWYEKAKKEGKLKANPTEDHRAGLEALQNPLRRNILKRLSLEGRMSYEKIKEEFRLDDVHAKFDMGMLVDTLYVEKEEKEGRSEYYLTPRGEAFLANVESKHTLK from the coding sequence ATGGCTGACGAAGAACTCATGAAAAGAAGCGATGAATGGTACGAGAAGGCAAAGAAGGAAGGCAAGCTCAAGGCCAATCCCACCGAGGACCACAGGGCAGGACTCGAGGCTCTCCAGAACCCTCTGCGCAGGAATATCCTGAAAAGACTTAGCCTGGAGGGCAGGATGAGCTACGAGAAAATAAAGGAAGAGTTCAGGCTGGATGACGTACATGCAAAATTCGACATGGGGATGCTTGTAGACACTCTCTATGTAGAAAAAGAGGAAAAGGAAGGCAGGTCCGAATACTACCTGACCCCTCGCGGCGAAGCATTCCTTGCAAACGTGGAATCCAAGCACACGCTCAAATGA
- the gatB gene encoding Asp-tRNA(Asn)/Glu-tRNA(Gln) amidotransferase subunit GatB codes for MVYENPDGVKIGLEVHVQLNRLNTKLFCGCSTDYHNDEPNTHVCPVCLGLPGSLPVINERAVEFAIKIGLALNCEIVGQTQFHRKNYYYPDLPKGFQTTQYDYPIASRGKIVIEGEDGERIIRVTRAHMEEDPGRLQHIGTIEKSKGTLINYNRSGMTLIEIVSEPDMRSPKEARRYLDKLRSILDYLDVFNGDLEGAMRVDANVSVFNGERVEVKNISSFKGAERALLYEIMRQKNHVRRGGKIVLETRHFDEARGVTISMRTKEEEHDYRYFPEPDLVPMRVADRVPGILKALPELPDAKRERFISQYGIADMHARALTTEIRVANFYEEVASQVDPKTAAVWVADILKGELNYRDIGIDAFTVEDIVTVIGLVKEDKITEQSGVQIIRTVLDEGGRPQDIVVSKGLLKVEDDIVAKAVEEAVAESPEAVADYLAGKEKSLNFIVGKVMQKTKGRADAREARERVLARISK; via the coding sequence ATGGTATACGAGAACCCCGACGGAGTAAAGATAGGACTTGAGGTGCACGTCCAGCTTAACAGGCTCAACACAAAGCTCTTCTGCGGCTGCTCTACAGACTATCACAACGACGAGCCCAACACCCACGTATGCCCCGTATGCCTGGGACTTCCGGGATCATTGCCCGTGATCAACGAAAGGGCAGTCGAGTTTGCCATCAAGATCGGACTCGCTCTCAACTGTGAGATAGTGGGGCAGACACAGTTCCACAGGAAGAATTATTACTATCCTGACCTGCCAAAGGGCTTCCAGACCACGCAGTACGATTACCCCATAGCAAGCAGGGGAAAGATCGTCATCGAGGGAGAGGACGGGGAACGCATCATCAGGGTTACCCGCGCCCACATGGAAGAGGATCCCGGCAGGCTGCAGCATATCGGTACTATAGAGAAGTCCAAGGGTACGCTCATCAACTACAACCGTTCGGGTATGACGCTTATCGAGATCGTCAGCGAGCCTGACATGAGAAGCCCGAAGGAGGCCAGGCGTTACCTGGACAAGCTCAGGAGCATACTGGATTACCTGGATGTCTTCAACGGCGACCTGGAAGGTGCTATGAGGGTGGATGCCAACGTTTCCGTCTTCAACGGCGAGCGTGTCGAGGTCAAGAACATATCCTCGTTCAAAGGTGCCGAGAGAGCCCTGCTCTACGAGATAATGAGACAGAAGAACCATGTGCGCCGTGGGGGGAAGATCGTCCTGGAAACCAGGCATTTCGATGAGGCGAGAGGTGTCACCATTTCCATGCGTACCAAGGAAGAAGAGCACGATTACCGCTACTTCCCCGAGCCTGACCTCGTGCCCATGAGGGTTGCCGACAGGGTACCCGGGATACTCAAGGCGCTGCCGGAACTTCCCGATGCAAAGCGTGAGCGCTTCATCAGCCAGTACGGGATTGCGGACATGCACGCCAGGGCGCTGACCACAGAGATCAGGGTTGCCAACTTCTACGAGGAGGTTGCATCACAGGTAGACCCGAAGACTGCTGCAGTGTGGGTCGCAGATATCCTCAAGGGAGAGCTCAACTACCGTGATATTGGAATTGATGCGTTCACGGTGGAGGACATTGTTACAGTCATCGGCCTGGTCAAAGAGGATAAGATCACAGAACAGAGCGGTGTCCAGATCATCCGCACGGTCCTTGACGAAGGCGGCAGACCTCAGGACATAGTAGTGTCAAAGGGCCTGCTAAAGGTCGAGGACGATATTGTCGCAAAGGCGGTGGAAGAGGCAGTTGCCGAGAGTCCTGAAGCTGTGGCGGATTACCTCGCAGGCAAGGAAAAATCCCTCAACTTCATCGTGGGCAAGGTCATGCAAAAGACAAAAGGACGCGCCGATGCCCGCGAGGCCAGGGAGAGAGTGCTTGCAAGGATTAGCAAATAA
- the gatA gene encoding Asp-tRNA(Asn)/Glu-tRNA(Gln) amidotransferase subunit GatA — translation MASWKDISGVKQQIAASSAEEVTASYLETIEESRINGFVAIWDKALKAAREIDAGGHKGPLAGVPVAIKDNISTKGLSTTCSSKILQGYVPPYDAHVIEKLKAAGAVILGKTNMDEFAMGTSTESSHYGPTLNPWDTERVPGGSSGGSAAVVAAGEAPVSLGSDTGGSVRCPAAFCGVVGLKPTYGVVSRFGLISYANSLEQIGPMATTVTDIATLMDVIGGYDSRDSTSINRKNTYSDALKDDVKGLKIGVPEEYFGEGIDKNVEKAVWDAIGKYEEMGASWKKVSMPHTRYALASYYIIAMSEASSNLARFDGTRYGLRAEEGENWHTMASKTRAEGFGAEVKRRILLGTYALSAGYHDKYYLKALKVRTLVKQDFDRAFTDVDVLMAPTMPTPAFKIGEKIDDPLSLYLADVNTVPINLAGVPSISVPCGFSGGMPVGLQIMGKPFDENTILRAAYSFEQNTGHHKVRPGEVA, via the coding sequence ATGGCATCATGGAAAGACATTTCAGGCGTTAAGCAGCAGATAGCGGCAAGCTCTGCGGAGGAAGTGACCGCCTCATACCTTGAAACAATAGAAGAAAGCAGGATCAACGGCTTTGTGGCCATATGGGACAAGGCGCTGAAGGCTGCCCGGGAGATAGATGCAGGCGGGCACAAGGGACCGCTGGCAGGAGTACCTGTTGCCATCAAGGACAACATATCCACCAAAGGACTGTCCACAACCTGCTCATCAAAGATACTGCAGGGCTACGTGCCGCCCTACGATGCGCACGTTATAGAGAAGCTCAAGGCGGCAGGTGCCGTCATCCTCGGAAAGACCAATATGGACGAGTTTGCCATGGGCACATCCACCGAGTCCAGTCATTACGGACCCACGCTCAATCCCTGGGATACGGAAAGGGTTCCCGGAGGATCATCCGGAGGCAGTGCTGCAGTCGTTGCGGCAGGTGAGGCTCCCGTGTCCCTTGGTTCTGACACCGGCGGATCTGTCAGATGTCCCGCAGCCTTCTGCGGTGTGGTCGGGCTGAAACCCACATACGGCGTGGTCTCAAGATTCGGGCTGATATCCTATGCCAATTCCCTTGAGCAGATAGGGCCGATGGCTACCACAGTCACCGATATCGCCACTCTCATGGATGTAATCGGCGGCTATGACTCACGTGACAGTACATCCATCAACAGGAAGAACACCTACAGTGATGCCCTGAAAGATGATGTGAAGGGCCTGAAGATAGGCGTGCCCGAGGAATATTTCGGCGAGGGTATCGATAAGAATGTCGAGAAGGCCGTTTGGGATGCCATAGGCAAGTATGAGGAGATGGGAGCTTCCTGGAAAAAAGTCTCGATGCCCCACACCAGATATGCGCTGGCCTCCTACTATATTATCGCCATGAGCGAAGCATCATCCAACCTTGCGCGCTTTGACGGCACAAGATACGGTCTCAGGGCAGAAGAGGGAGAGAACTGGCATACAATGGCCTCAAAGACCAGGGCAGAAGGATTCGGCGCCGAGGTCAAGCGCAGGATACTGCTTGGTACATATGCACTGTCAGCAGGATACCACGACAAGTACTACCTCAAGGCACTCAAGGTCAGGACCCTTGTCAAGCAGGACTTCGACCGGGCATTCACTGATGTGGACGTGCTCATGGCGCCCACCATGCCCACACCGGCCTTTAAGATAGGTGAGAAGATAGACGACCCGCTCTCACTATACCTTGCGGACGTGAACACGGTCCCCATTAACCTCGCAGGCGTGCCTTCCATATCCGTACCCTGCGGATTCTCAGGCGGGATGCCCGTGGGTTTGCAGATAATGGGAAAGCCCTTTGACGAGAACACCATTCTGCGCGCTGCATACAGTTTCGAGCAGAACACCGGTCATCACAAAGTAAGACCAGGGGAGGTGGCATGA
- the gatC gene encoding Asp-tRNA(Asn)/Glu-tRNA(Gln) amidotransferase subunit GatC gives MITKEKVGHIGWLARIEIEEKESDAYAEKLNSVLDYFGQLDEVDTQGVAPTYHVMDIVNVFRKDEVRESMPQDVVLANTGHKQEGNFKAPRIM, from the coding sequence ATGATCACTAAAGAGAAGGTCGGACATATAGGCTGGCTCGCACGTATCGAGATCGAAGAGAAGGAATCCGATGCATACGCAGAGAAGCTTAACTCTGTGCTGGACTATTTCGGGCAGCTTGACGAAGTCGATACGCAGGGCGTGGCCCCCACATATCATGTGATGGATATTGTGAACGTCTTCAGGAAGGACGAGGTGCGGGAATCCATGCCACAGGACGTTGTGCTCGCAAACACCGGGCACAAGCAGGAAGGTAACTTCAAGGCGCCGAGGATAATGTGA